The Alligator mississippiensis isolate rAllMis1 chromosome 3, rAllMis1, whole genome shotgun sequence DNA window GGCCCATTTCAGTAGTGAATAACATTTATTTGATGGTAGCTTGTTCTTTTTATTGAAAGCAATGAGTTGTGATATTTCAATTCCTGGTAAACAGATGCCTGTGTAATAAGCCACTGCTGTAATGGGCACTGGCTTGTTGGTAGTAGGGAAGCCAAGGACTGAATGAACATGAAGAGCCTTGAGAAGCAGAACTTATTGGTCAGCATGCAGTTTTGCACTACTGCTGCTATTTTGCTTCAGTTCTGGAGCTAGCACACACAGCAAGCATGGCATTACCTTACCATGTGGACATACTGAGATTGACTGATGCTAGAGCAGTGGCTGCAGATCCAGAGTGTCTTCACCAGTATATTTCCAGATCTGGAGTGTGCATGTGGTGCAGCTATGCTTGGGAATTGCTCAGACAGAACATGCCACTCCCTTACAGTGTTTGAAAACTTAAACATGCAGCTTTAAGAATCCAAAAATGAAATGAGACTAAAACAAAAGTGAAACTAATCTCTGTTTCATCGTAATGGTGATAACATCAAAAGtaaacagaaagcagaaaaagtGACAAGTAAATTAGATCCTGAATATGGTTTCCCCAAATACTAAAATATTAATTGTAACACAGACAAGGGTATATTTGTGTAGCATACATGAGAACTAATTCCTGGGTCTGAAACAGCTTTTTTATATCCTTATATCCTACAACATAAAGCAGCTGAAAACCCAGAACTTTCTTCAGGTAGGCAAATGTCATCAGGACCAATGAAACAGCCTTCCACTGCTGGCTTTAGGAGGTGCTGCTGAAAGAACAGGAAATGAGGCTGGAACATTCTTATTCTATGACAATTCTCAGCTGCCAGGGTCATAAGAGCTCAAAGTTAGTACATAACTACATTTGTTCCCCCTGTGGGGAATGCAGTGACCAGAGTAAAAATCTAGcacagtggtttttaacctgttGCAGGGAACCCTGAGATTCCATGAGAGGTCTTCAGGGGTTTTGCAGAGACTGGGGGGTAATGGTGGAATGGGTTGGGAGGCAATGCGCCGCCTTTGCCTGCCCTGGCTTCTTGATTCTGCCTCAGTCTTTAGGACAGGGGTAGGGGTTTTGTGGCAGAAgtagtgatatgaaagggttctgtgactttgagaagtttgaaaaccactgatctagcacCAATTTTTCAAATTAAGTCTCTCTCTAAGCATTTGAATAAATGCTCTCTCTAAGCAGTCTCTCTCTAAGCAGttgctataaatatatatattttttaaatgaacaagatGCTTACATCTGCAGAGATAAAATCCCCTAAGGGTAACTGGGTTGCTCACTATCATTATTTCTCTAAATTAAGTTTTGTATGTTCAATGAAcacttaatttaatttcaaacatGTTTTAATGATGCTGAACCACGAGTTTGTTCTGGGCCTGCCAATGACCTTAATATATGCCGGTGCAGGGCCTTTGTACAAcgaaaatctttttttccaagTGCATTACTTGCTGAGGCTTAACTCTAGAAAGATTCTGCAGGTGAGATGTATGAACACGAGCAGTTTACAGTGGAGGCCAAAGATCAGAAATTGCAGGCAGAGTGTAAGTACACACTCCTCTATAAATATTTCTCAATGTTAGTTATAAAATGATGAAATGCAGTTTATGGATGAAAGAGGGCACATTCTATCTCAACAAAAGCAATAGATTCTGAAAACAGGCAGAATTCTTTTAGGAAGAATCCCTTCAGTTCACAAAAGATTCTAAACAGCCATATGCTCAAATGTTATTCTGTTCCTACCTCTACTGCTTCTGATGCACAGAGCTATTTCTTCAAAGACCTCCTCCTGCACACATAAAGGAAGATTTTGCCCTATGTTAGGGAGTACAATTAAGGCTTACAATTTTACTTGCTCTAAAACTGACACCTGATTAGGAATGCCTGAAaaaccactatttttttttaaactaccatTTTGATTCCATACATGAGGGGCAAATGCAGACAGTGGGTTTTGTAATTACAATACTTATTTAAAGTAAAACAATGCATtcagtattattattttaatgtcaAATGTACACAAGAATAAGCATAAGCTCATTTCAACCTCCCTGTATTCACACTTGTTGTTCTGGATGTATACTTTTAAAGTATGAAATTGAGAGTACTGGAATTTTTATGTCACCAACGAAAAGCTCTAAATGGAAAGCTGAAAGGCAAAAATCTCAAGCTTCTCCTGAACATAGCAAGCCTTTAGAGTATTATTTTCATATTGGTTAGTACCTTTGGTTTTGAACAAAGATTTTAAATTGCGCTAGGAAGAATTTTTGTGAAGCAGTAATAAACAAGTTTTTTGTGGTAGGACAAGTAAGTCTTAATTATTGCTTTCTTGGATATGACAGCAGAGTGGATTCCTCTTCATCTTCACTACAAGGTAATTTACTTGATGCTCTGAAATCCTGTGGTATCAGACGGTCTACAAGGACATAGCAGAACTGACATCCAGGGCAGTTCTCTGGAGCGTTATTTGTCTTCTTTAATCAAGTTTCTTTTGTAATCTGTTTTCTCTATTGAGTCATACATCAATAACCTGAGGCTTGTTTGTGAAATTTACTGTTTTaactcctgccagctgcagaacTGTGTTAATGGGAGCATGATCCAACCTATTTTTGTCAAGGTGCAAAAAATTGACTTCGCTACCTGGAACAGAATGAGAATAAAGATAGCATTAGCTGAATAAAGTATTGCTTTCTTTTAAAGGCTAATGGGGTTGAAGAGGCAGTCTGATTGCCTACTAATTTTTCTAAATCTGTCCATTATGTGGATTCCACAACACATGGTTTTTTAAACTACAGCAGCATAATGAGGGATCTGATTGCATTAGGACCACACCTTGCTGTTTCTGAATATCTCATAGGAATGACTTTGTCAAGCTACAGTCTCCTTTCATGCTTCAATGCTTGATTATAGAATACATCAAATCAAATGCCTAGAATAAAATGGAATAGACAGATACCTAGATGTCAGAAGACAAAAATGTGAATCCTTCTCTACTGACGTCAAAAACTATATTCCTATCAACTTCCTGAGGAACAAGATAGGTCACTATCTTGTCACTATCACTATTATAAGAGGTAGAAATACataatgggcacgtctacatgtgaattaaggtgctttttctaatgcgcattaaatttagtacctctgatGTACCCACTAAATAAATGGGCATTAGGCTACCTTAAGGCACAGTAGTGAATGTGCATGGACTTTAAGTGAcgcttaatatgcagtagcctattttactgctcattagcattATTGCATGGTGTTTTAcgtgacgctttaatgcacagtaaaataggctattgctcattaaagtgcacgtgtagatgcatccaatgaCACTTGCACGGTGTTCACTTACacaaagggaattggtgagtttttattcaccaaggcgcccctgggggttacaagaaataatggccacaagctagcagagagcagatttagattggacattaggaagaacttcttcacagttcgagtggccaaggtctggaacgggctcccaagggaggtggtgctctcccctaccctgggggtcttcaagaggaggttagataagcatctagctggggtcatctaaacccagcactctttcccgcctatgcagggggctggactcgatgatctattgaggtcccttccgaccctaacatctatgaatctatgaacagagCCACGCTATAAGCACAAGATTATTGTTTTTTTCTTGGGAATCCTCTAGGGTGTAAAAGATCTCCTGGAAGTATACAAGAAATCAGCTGAAGAAGATGAGaaattttaatataaaacaaGTAAGTTTACCTGGGCCTAAAATCAAAGTCCCACCCTGCTGAGCTGGATCTCCTTGAAAATCAAAAGCGGGGCTAGTCATTGCCCTCCATATACTCTTAATACTTCCTGACAGCAAGTTGGATTTCACATGAGGGCTTTGTGCTAAAACATAAGAGAACAGCTTATGTTTTACctaaacagttttaaaaatagatAATTTAATCAGTGtcccaaagaaaaacaaacaaacagatgaCAGCAGAACATTATTATTTAGAGTTACACAAGGTTTTACAGCTGTAAAAACACATTAGAAGGCAAAACAACAAGCTGAAGTCACTGTCATTAATGGTTTACAGTTTCCCTGACACTGTATAAGGGGATCTTGCCAGTCTCAGGGAGTAGGCTACAATCTAAAATAGAGCTTTTCATGGACAACTCCCCCTACCCCATTCACAATCCCCCCATATAACAACACATAACACCAAGGAATTCCTGCAGCCATTATTTGCAGGCAAAAAAGCAGCATCAGGATAATATTTGTGAATATTTACCTTCTCTGAGATTAAACTGCTGAAAATCAGGAGATGCCAGTCCTATGTGACTAGCCTGAAATCACACCCCGCCTCCCCAAAATCAAAGTTTGAGAAGAAAAGGAATAAGGAATTCAAGGATTTGGAATAAAGTTGTAGTAAATCCCCCAAATGATAGACATTTAAAATTAGATACAATGTAGCAATATTCCAATTCACTTTTTAGTACTAGTTCACTGAGGTTTGTAATGCCCATATAATCAGTGGGcaaaggcagtggttctcaacctttttagactccaagcACCCCTTTGAGAATGCCAGCTTTGAGttttcatttgggttttttttcccactacagaaaaataatagatcaattcttctgttgcaaagaactcagaaagaccagactaggtcagaatggtttttacactgtggattcctatttgaaatttctaagtttatcttatgaattgtgtttgcacacctaacagtgcacTGTGTAACACtacagcaccttggttgagaatcactgatctagtgtATCTTCatgctccactgaaatcaagagCTGTTTCACTGTTAACTTCAGTAAGAGCAGGATCAAGCTCCTTGTGAGTCATGAATCTCTTCCACCAACGGGGTTAAAGATGCTTTAAAATGATGTAGGAAAACAGGCTGTACTGTCTGTACTACTGGACACTGTGAACATATTCCTTAATTGATTACTGTTGTATCAGGCATGATGATGTCTGCTTGTGAGAGAAATCAAAGCAAGAATACCATTCCTACCTGATGTGGTGGCTGCTTCCCCTCTTTTCATGCCAAATATTTTATAAAGCGCCAGGTCTGGATCTACATACATTTCATGAGGATACCTTGTCAAATTGCAAAATGGCTGCAaaatacatatatgtatgcataAACTATTATATTCAATTTGAAGTTTTGTAAAAATGGTGTGGTAAAACCCAGTACTGATTCTGGAACTTCTGAATTCACAAATCTAACCAACAGAAGTACCAAATTCTAAATTTTTTACTCAAACAAAACATGCATTGAAAGCAAGGCCTTCTTTCTCAAGCAAAATGTCTGCAGGGTTGGAAGCTAAGATTTATCCTATACTGTGTTTATTATTGCTTCCTGAAAAGTAGTAAAGATCTGCTTTTTCAAATGTGATGAGCATCCATATCTCCAGttgaaataaattaatattaCTGACTTTGAAAGCCGGGCCTCAATAGACTATGAACTTGTTACAGGCCTCATACAATATATTATCTTCACAATTTTTTTTACCTTAATGTGATGGTAAGATGATTGTCCAATAACTATAAGCCTCACATTTGCATCCTAGGAAACGAGTACAGAATATACATATCAAAGCTATTAACAGGGATTGAATATTTATACTTATTTGCAATACATGAACAGAAATATGTACATTCCAGTTCAACAAGCTGGGTATTCAAGACTCCAGGCTATTAGTTCTAAAGATACTTAGGCACCAAGAATGTCTGTTTCCCCATATGAAGATATGATATGAATTTATTAATGGTTACATTTCTACTAATTTTTAAAATGGTAACTCTAGGTCACTTCTTTTATAAGCTTTGATTATAAACTTTATTTCCTGTAGCATCTGCAGGGTTGAGGTTTCAGCTGCTATCAAAGTTACTTAAAAATTTGCAAGTGCAAACATTTGCACACAGGTGTCTGCACCCAAACAATTTGATATGCAAATATAGGTGCACATAAGTATTTGCCCGATTTAGATGCCCATGTATACATATACAAAGTGCACATAGTGATGTGTGTATACataaacaaaacacacaaagcaATATGCACATTTTTGCAGGTGCAAAGTAAGGGTTGTCGCTGAAATTGTGGCCA harbors:
- the PRXL2C gene encoding peroxiredoxin-like 2C produces the protein MAAPVRQQVGAGAGAGAEEPAELRAAAWCLVQGADGGPVRFGALFRARRAIVVFVRHFLCYACKEYVEDLAKIPKDFLQDANVRLIVIGQSSYHHIKPFCNLTRYPHEMYVDPDLALYKIFGMKRGEAATTSAQSPHVKSNLLSGSIKSIWRAMTSPAFDFQGDPAQQGGTLILGPGSEVNFLHLDKNRLDHAPINTVLQLAGVKTVNFTNKPQVIDV